The genomic interval TTCGGTAACTGCATTCGATTTTTCTCTGGTAATGGAGTAGGTTTTGCCTGATATTAACCAATTTGATGTCATTATTCTCGGAATGGGAATTTCCGGCCTTGCCGCGGCGATAACAGCCAGCGAAAAAGGTCTTAAAGTAGGAATCTTCAGCAAATCGGATGTGCTGGAAGAGTCAAACACCTATTATGCCCAGGGGGGCATTGTAGGGAACGGTGATGAAGACAGCCCTGAACTTCTTGCGGACGACATCATAAAAGCCGGTGATTATCTTAATAATTCAGAGGCCGTGGATATCCTGACTAAGACAGGTCCCGCTCTGGTTGATGAATATCTGGTGGATAAACTGGGAATCAATTTTTCCAAAAATGAAGACGGTACATTGAAGCTCACCCGTGAGGCTGTTCATTCGGTCCGGCGTATCTATTTTGATAGAGATATAACGGGTAAGGCCATTGAGACAGGTATGCTGGATTATGTAAAAAAGATGAAAGGGATACAGATCTTTCCTTTTCACATGGCCATCGACCTTATTTCAAGCTGCCATCACTCCACAGATACACAGGCCCGCTATGGTAAAAACCGCATTATCGGTGCCTATATGCTCAACTGTGAAACCAGTACGGTCACACCTGTTTTTGCAGGAGCCGTAATTCTGGCTACAGGGGGAGTAGGGAATCTGTTTCAGCACTCCTCAAACCCCGCGGTTGCAACAGGTGACGGAATCGTCATGGCCTATCAGGCCGGAGCAACGGTTATCAATGCCGAATATGTTCAGTTTCATCCCACCACACTGTACCACAGAGATGCAGAGAACTTCCTTATTTCTGAAGCTGTAAGAGGTGAAGGTGCCGTTCTGATCAATAAGAGGGGAGAGCCCTTCATGGAGCGCTATAACCCCAGTCTTAAAGATCTTGCACCGAGGGATGAAGTATCCAGGGCAATCTATATGGAGATGGAGCGCTGCGGCTCCACTTATGTTTATCTTGATACTCCCCGGATGGTGATCGATATTCCATCCCGTTTTCCGGGAATCTATGCAAAGTGCCTGGAAATAGGCATTGATATAACTAAAGAGCCCATTCCTGTTGTTCCTGCGGCACACTATTTCTGCGGAGGAATCAAGGTGGATATGAACGGGGAGACAAGTGTTCCCGGTTTGTATGCGGTTGGTGAAACAGCCTGTACCGGTGTCCATGGAGCAAACAGACTGGCTTCCATCTCTCTTCTTGAGGGTCTTGTATTAGGGCTCCGTTCGGGATGGGAAATTGCGGATAACTTTGAAAGACCGTCTCTCGCGTTGAGACGCTCTATTCCTCAGTGGATTTTCCCTCAGGATGAAGACAAGGTTGATCCCATTCTGATAAAAAGCGATGTTCACAGTATACAGGCCCTTATGTGGAACTATGTGGGTATTATCCGTTCCAGAAAACGGCTGGCCAGAGCTCTGGCTGACCTGAACTACCATTCCCACAGGATTGACCGTTTTTATAGACAGGCCGGGCTGACCCGGGATCTGGTAGAGTTGCGTAACTCTGTACTCACAGCATCTGTTATTACGAAGGCTGCCTATAATAATCAGCATTCCAGAGGTTGTCACTATATTGTCCGCGGCGATGCTCCCCACGAGAAAAGCTGAGAATGAGAAGAGTAGAGATCAAGACTCCTGCCAAGATTAATCTCCATCTTGAGGTGGGGCGGTCCAGAGCGGACGGCTTTCATGATATCCTTTCACTTTTTCAGGCCGTCAGCCTCTATGACCGTCTGACATTTACCCTCACAGATCATCCGGGTGAGATCATTATCAACGGAGATTTCAACTGTCCTCCCGAAAGCAACCTGATCTACAAGGCAGTACAGCTTTTCAGGAAGAGCGGAGCAGGCAAGGAGGGGATAGAGGTTTCAGTTGATAAGAAAATACCAAGTGAAGCAGGGCTTGGGGGCGGCTCATCTGATGCTGCAGCAACCCTGAAAGCCCTCAGACTCCTTCTCGATTTTGATCCGGGAGAGGCTGTTTTGCTGGATATAGCTGCTGTTCTGGGCAGTGATGTTCCTTTTTTTATGAAATCCGCCTCAGCGGCAGTTAGCGGCAGAGGTGAAATCCTTGAGGATGTTGGAACTCCGCCATCCCTGGAGGGACTTATTGTCAGGGCCTCGGCTGAGGGCATTTCCACAGCCGCCGCATACAGGGCTGTGGACGAGGCAATGGGTAGTGGAAAACTGAGTCAAGGTCTTCTGACAAAAGAAGATATGATCTCTTCATATCACAGCCTTCCACCGTCGGAATGGCCCTTCTATAACAGCTTTATGGAAACTTACAGAAATCATTTCAAACCTATTGAGTTTATTTACAAACTTCTTTATGATTCAGGAGCTGTATTTTCCGGTTTATCCGGAAGCGGCAGTGCCCTGTTCGGGATTTTCCCGAAGCATGGATCGATCGATAAAGCGGAAGAGGCTCTGAAAGAGCAGTTTCCTTTTGTGGAAAGAATTTATTTCTTAAATAGCATTCCTGATGCACTTGTAATATAATGAATATATATTGCATTAAAGCGGTAGGAGGAGCTGTATGGAGATTACTGACATCCGCATTCGTAAGGTCAATGCTGACGGCAAACTAAAGGCGTATGTAACGGTTACCTTTGATGAGTCTTTTGTTGTACACAATGTAAAGATTATTGAAGGGGACAGTGGCGTTTTTATTGCAATGCCAAGCAGGAAAACAAAAAATGGTGTGTATAAGGATGTAGCCCATCCGATAAATACAGACTTCAGGACTATCCTACAGGATAGAATCCTGAAAGAATATAATAACCTTGAACCCGATTCCGATGAGATGGAAAACGGTGCAGGTTAATATTTAAATATAAAAACAAAATTTGGGCGTCGGCAAGCGGTAAGCCACCGGGTTTTGATCCCGGCATTCGCAGGTTCGAATCCTGCCGCTCAAGGTATCTGTTATCTAAGGAGTTAAAAAGATGGAGCAGAAATCCCTTTCTGTCATTGAAAGAACAGAATTCAAGAAAGGTCCTGCCAAGAAATTGAGGAGCGAAGGGTTAATACCCGCCGTTGTTTACGGTCATACAGATCCTCTTCATATTGCGGTAAATGCCATTGAATTTGGTAAGAAATTCAAAGTTGTTACAGAAAATACAATCATCAAACTTGAGCTGGGAAAGAAGACTATTGAAGTCCTTGTGAAAGCTATTGATGAAGATATTGTAACTGACACAGTAAAGCACATTGACTTTTACGAGTTTGAAAAGGGTAAAACCCTTAAGACTCGTGTTCCCATCCGTCTGGTGGGAGTTGCAATCGGTACTAAAGAAGGTGGAAACCTCGAGCACAAGCTGCATGAGCTTGAAATCGAATGTCTTCCTACAGACCTTCCTGACACTATTGAGATTGACATCAGTGGACTGAATATGGGTGAATCTATCCATGTCGGTAAGGTTGCTGTCGCTAAGGGTGTCAAGATTCTTAACCCCGAGGTACAGACAATCGTTGTTGTAACAGCTCCCAAGGCTGTTGTCGTCGAAACTGAAGAAGGTGAAGACGCTGAAGACGCTGTTGCTGAAACAGAAGGCGCAGAATAATAGTTATTCTGAGCTGATGATTATCGGCCTGGGGAATCCCGGGTCGAAATATGAACAAACCCGGCATAATGTCGGGTTTGATCTTATTGAGCTGCTCTCAGGGCAGCTCAATCTGTTTTTAAAGAAACCCCTTTTTAAAAACTACCGCTATGCCTCTACTTTCCTTGGGAATCGTAGGGTTCATCTGGTGGAACCTCTTACATTTATGAACCGTTCCGGAAATATTCTTCCCGCTCTGGTGAGTAAGTATTCTCTGAAACCCGAAAATATTATTATTGTCACCGACAATATGGATCTTCCACCCGGTCGATGCCGTATGAAGCCCGGAGGCTCCTCCGCGGGTCACAACGGCTTAAAATCAATAATTCAATATCTGGATACAGGGAAATTCTTCAGACTTTATGTCGGGATCGGCAGACCTTCCAAAGATCTCTCTGTTGTAGATCATGTTCTGGGAGTATTCCCCTCAGAGGATTATTCTCTAGTACAGAACGCCATCGTGCAGGCTGTTAAGAGTATTATTGCCCAGTCTGACGCCCCTGTGGAGCAGCTGTTAAATGAAATCAATTCCAGAAAGAATTGAAGGGGAGTTTCTCTCCTCTCTCACATCTCTTACCGAGGGAATCACTGAGCCTTTCAGAATAATTGCTGCATTCTCAGGGGGGCCTGATTCTACGGCTCTCCTGCTCCTGCTCAGTCAATTCCAAAAACAGTTTTCATATGATCTGGCTGCCGCCTATGTAAATCATGGTATCCGCTCCCCTGAGGAGTGCTCAGACGAGGAGGAGCAGGTCGAATCTATCTGTCGTCAGTTAGGAATCCCCCTGTACAAAAAACGCTGCTCCCCGGGTTTTCTGGAACATTATTCAAAATTGAAAAGCTGCGGCCTTGAAGCGGCTGCAAGAACTTACCGATATCACCATTTTGAAAAAATAGCAGCTCAGAGTGGGGGGGCTGTTTTATTTGCTCTTGGGCATAACCAGAACGATCAGGCAGAAACCATTTTAATGCGCTTATTTTCTGGTTCTTCCCTGGAGGGGCTGAAGGGTATACCCGTTAAACGGGACAGATATATCAGACCTCTCCTGAATACGGATAGAGTGGATATTGAGAAATATCTGGTAAATCGGGATATTATCCCTGTAATTGACAAGAGTAATCTGAAAACTGATTTTCTGCGGAAT from Oceanispirochaeta sp. M1 carries:
- the nadB gene encoding L-aspartate oxidase, coding for MPDINQFDVIILGMGISGLAAAITASEKGLKVGIFSKSDVLEESNTYYAQGGIVGNGDEDSPELLADDIIKAGDYLNNSEAVDILTKTGPALVDEYLVDKLGINFSKNEDGTLKLTREAVHSVRRIYFDRDITGKAIETGMLDYVKKMKGIQIFPFHMAIDLISSCHHSTDTQARYGKNRIIGAYMLNCETSTVTPVFAGAVILATGGVGNLFQHSSNPAVATGDGIVMAYQAGATVINAEYVQFHPTTLYHRDAENFLISEAVRGEGAVLINKRGEPFMERYNPSLKDLAPRDEVSRAIYMEMERCGSTYVYLDTPRMVIDIPSRFPGIYAKCLEIGIDITKEPIPVVPAAHYFCGGIKVDMNGETSVPGLYAVGETACTGVHGANRLASISLLEGLVLGLRSGWEIADNFERPSLALRRSIPQWIFPQDEDKVDPILIKSDVHSIQALMWNYVGIIRSRKRLARALADLNYHSHRIDRFYRQAGLTRDLVELRNSVLTASVITKAAYNNQHSRGCHYIVRGDAPHEKS
- the ispE gene encoding 4-(cytidine 5'-diphospho)-2-C-methyl-D-erythritol kinase, whose product is MRRVEIKTPAKINLHLEVGRSRADGFHDILSLFQAVSLYDRLTFTLTDHPGEIIINGDFNCPPESNLIYKAVQLFRKSGAGKEGIEVSVDKKIPSEAGLGGGSSDAAATLKALRLLLDFDPGEAVLLDIAAVLGSDVPFFMKSASAAVSGRGEILEDVGTPPSLEGLIVRASAEGISTAAAYRAVDEAMGSGKLSQGLLTKEDMISSYHSLPPSEWPFYNSFMETYRNHFKPIEFIYKLLYDSGAVFSGLSGSGSALFGIFPKHGSIDKAEEALKEQFPFVERIYFLNSIPDALVI
- the spoVG gene encoding septation regulator SpoVG, encoding MEITDIRIRKVNADGKLKAYVTVTFDESFVVHNVKIIEGDSGVFIAMPSRKTKNGVYKDVAHPINTDFRTILQDRILKEYNNLEPDSDEMENGAG
- a CDS encoding 50S ribosomal protein L25, translated to MEQKSLSVIERTEFKKGPAKKLRSEGLIPAVVYGHTDPLHIAVNAIEFGKKFKVVTENTIIKLELGKKTIEVLVKAIDEDIVTDTVKHIDFYEFEKGKTLKTRVPIRLVGVAIGTKEGGNLEHKLHELEIECLPTDLPDTIEIDISGLNMGESIHVGKVAVAKGVKILNPEVQTIVVVTAPKAVVVETEEGEDAEDAVAETEGAE
- the pth gene encoding aminoacyl-tRNA hydrolase, whose product is MKTLKTLLLKQKAQNNSYSELMIIGLGNPGSKYEQTRHNVGFDLIELLSGQLNLFLKKPLFKNYRYASTFLGNRRVHLVEPLTFMNRSGNILPALVSKYSLKPENIIIVTDNMDLPPGRCRMKPGGSSAGHNGLKSIIQYLDTGKFFRLYVGIGRPSKDLSVVDHVLGVFPSEDYSLVQNAIVQAVKSIIAQSDAPVEQLLNEINSRKN